A genomic region of Oncorhynchus masou masou isolate Uvic2021 unplaced genomic scaffold, UVic_Omas_1.1 unplaced_scaffold_1017, whole genome shotgun sequence contains the following coding sequences:
- the LOC135528685 gene encoding CD209 antigen-like protein E, whose translation MSEATYKNRDGLKGEKTNETMNIDDRIPINKRPSMPRKKDGAGDQHSVFCQWWKRYSGAAAVCLGLLCVLLLAGIIGLFLYQRNQLTCYNTLTEERDQLQTSGNNLTEERDQAKTSNNTLTKERDQLQTSDNTLTKERDQLQTSYNTLTKERDQLQTSYNTLTKERDQLQKETELLKQSLVEKVCLEEWKKLGSSCYYVSTEYKSWEESRQDCRNRGADLVVIKSQEQQTLVNWLCGVKNYVWIGLTDSASEGTWKWVDDTPLTKKYWNSKEPNGGGAENCVYFYSWSSDRGAWWDYDCSYKYRWICEK comes from the exons ATGTCAGAGGCAACCTATAAAAACAGAGATGGATTGAAAGGGGAAAAAACAAATGAGACCATGAATATTGATGATCGTATACCGATCAACAAAAGACCCAGCATGCCCCGCAAGAAGGATGGAGCTGGTGATCAACATTCAG TGTTTTGTCAGTGGTGGAAGAGATACTCTGGAGCTGCTGCAGTGTGTCTGGGGCTGCTGTGTGTTCTCCTACTGGCTGGGATCATAGGCCTGTTTCTCTACC AGAGAAACCAATTGACCTGTTACAACACCCTGACTGAAGAGAGGGACCAGTTACAGACCAGCGGAAACaatctgactgaagagagagaccaggccaAGACTAGCAACAACACGCTgaccaaagagagagaccagctacagaccagcgaCAACACCCTgaccaaagagagagaccagctacagaccagttacaacaccctgaccaaagagagagaccagctacagaccagttacaacaccctgaccaaagagagagaccagctacagaaagagacagaactTCTGAAACAATCTTTAGTTGAGAAAG TTTGTCTGGAAGAATGGAAGAAGCTTGGTAGTAGTTGTTACTACGTCTCTACTGAGTACAAATCCTGGGAGGAGAGCAGACAGGACTGCAGAAATAGAGGAGCAGACCTGGTGGTCATCAAGAGCCAAGAACAACAG ACATTAGTCAATTGGTTATGCGGGGTAAAGAACTATGTCTGGATTGGTCTGACTGACTCTGCTTCTGAGGGGACCTGGAAATGGGTGGACGACACACCACTGACCAAAAA gtattggaacagtaaAGAGCCTAATGGTGGAGGAGCAGAGAACTGTGTGTATTTCTACTCCTGGTCATCAGACAGAGGAGCTTGGTGGGACTATGACTGTTCCTATAAATACAGATGGATCTGTGAGAAATAG